Proteins encoded within one genomic window of Halocatena marina:
- a CDS encoding branched-chain amino acid ABC transporter permease, producing MSAFHEHALLQPAQVGVLDQLPQLLANGLVFSCIIILGAIGLSLIYSIADFANFAHGDTMTVGAFGAFVGAAVFGSGFTIVVPFTAAVVDLRVPAPDIVLFELPLSLYLGLLVGMAIAACVVVVTERLVYKPLNAGSIELLITSIGVALAYRALMQMAFGAEQRTYQISRQGRIALFDAALGIAVTPRDLVVVVLTGVLVVGLHALLQYTTLGRKMRATADNPNLARVSGIRTNEVILAMWVIGGALAAAGGVFLGIDTLVRPRMGFDILLVVFAAVILGGIGSVYGAMIGGLVIGMAHELTPVIPFVPVEYAPAVAFALMVLILLVRPQGIRGESV from the coding sequence ATGAGTGCTTTCCACGAGCACGCGCTGTTGCAGCCAGCGCAGGTCGGCGTGCTTGACCAGCTTCCGCAGTTGCTTGCCAACGGACTGGTGTTCAGTTGCATCATCATTTTGGGAGCGATCGGGCTGTCGCTCATCTACTCGATTGCCGATTTTGCTAACTTCGCTCACGGCGACACCATGACAGTTGGTGCGTTCGGTGCGTTCGTTGGCGCGGCGGTGTTTGGCTCGGGTTTCACTATTGTGGTCCCGTTCACGGCTGCTGTCGTCGATTTGCGCGTGCCTGCTCCCGATATCGTGCTCTTCGAACTACCGTTGTCACTGTATCTCGGATTACTCGTTGGGATGGCAATTGCGGCATGCGTTGTGGTGGTGACCGAGCGACTCGTCTACAAGCCGCTCAATGCGGGATCTATCGAACTGCTCATCACGAGCATCGGTGTCGCGCTCGCCTATCGCGCGCTGATGCAGATGGCCTTCGGAGCCGAGCAGCGCACTTACCAGATCTCTCGACAGGGACGCATCGCACTGTTCGATGCTGCGCTCGGCATTGCCGTTACGCCACGCGATCTCGTTGTCGTCGTTCTCACGGGAGTGCTCGTGGTTGGACTGCACGCGCTGTTACAGTATACGACGCTTGGCCGAAAGATGCGCGCAACCGCTGACAATCCAAATCTTGCGCGCGTCTCTGGCATCCGGACCAACGAAGTCATCCTCGCAATGTGGGTCATCGGTGGAGCGCTCGCTGCCGCTGGTGGGGTATTTCTGGGCATCGACACGCTTGTTCGTCCACGAATGGGGTTTGATATCCTCCTCGTGGTGTTCGCTGCCGTCATCCTCGGTGGCATCGGGAGTGTCTACGGTGCGATGATCGGTGGTCTCGTTATCGGGATGGCACACGAACTCACGCCCGTCATTCCATTCGTTCCCGTCGAGTACGCTCCCGCGGTGGCGTTCGCGTTGATGGTCCTCATCTTGCTGGTCCGCCCGCAGGGAATCAGAGGTGAAAGCGTATGA
- a CDS encoding branched-chain amino acid ABC transporter permease, with translation MSGKRLRRVRQWIGGFYDSLDAVDQRVLWGVIGFALLLVVATVTGVMQLGFVLPTLALTGMWVLLALGLNVQWGYAGLINFSVAAFWGIGMYSVALLATPESPIGLSLGPGVAFIVAIVSSALVAVIIGIPTLRLRADYLAIASLGLAEIIRLLIKNQEGITAGTQGVSIQPLLPEAVAVIEGAVGAFDSVFAWDAVAFPYRGLTDLLLVSVAVLVVYLLLRRMHRSPWGRVLRTVRADEELAEALGKNAYALKMQAFVLGSVLMGIAGFFYAYQFLYVSPSELEPINTFYVWVAVILGGTGSNRGAVLGGLTIVLVREGPRFINDAGLLPVDPAAFRLLLVGLLIVLIVRFRSEGILPPRAELIWPAARETNSDGAGGDVS, from the coding sequence ATGAGCGGAAAACGACTTCGACGAGTACGCCAGTGGATCGGCGGATTCTACGACAGTCTCGACGCGGTCGATCAGCGCGTTCTCTGGGGTGTCATCGGATTTGCTCTGTTACTCGTCGTGGCAACCGTCACCGGCGTGATGCAGTTGGGGTTCGTACTGCCGACGCTCGCGCTCACGGGAATGTGGGTGTTGCTCGCGCTCGGACTCAACGTTCAGTGGGGATACGCTGGGCTGATCAACTTCTCTGTCGCAGCGTTCTGGGGAATCGGGATGTACAGTGTCGCGCTGCTCGCAACGCCCGAATCACCAATTGGGCTCTCGTTGGGACCAGGCGTCGCGTTCATCGTCGCCATCGTTTCGAGCGCGCTCGTCGCCGTCATCATCGGGATTCCGACGCTGCGCCTGCGCGCTGACTACCTCGCTATCGCTTCGTTGGGTCTCGCTGAAATCATCCGATTGCTCATCAAGAATCAGGAAGGCATCACAGCGGGTACACAAGGCGTGAGTATCCAGCCACTCTTGCCCGAGGCTGTTGCTGTAATCGAGGGAGCGGTCGGGGCGTTCGATTCCGTCTTCGCGTGGGATGCTGTTGCCTTCCCGTACCGTGGTCTGACTGATCTTCTCTTGGTGAGTGTTGCGGTTCTTGTGGTCTATCTACTCCTCAGGCGGATGCATCGATCTCCGTGGGGACGGGTGCTTCGAACGGTGCGCGCTGATGAGGAACTCGCCGAGGCGCTCGGGAAGAACGCCTACGCGCTCAAGATGCAGGCGTTCGTCCTCGGAAGCGTACTGATGGGCATCGCGGGCTTTTTTTATGCCTACCAGTTTCTGTACGTCTCTCCGAGTGAACTCGAACCCATCAACACCTTCTACGTATGGGTTGCGGTTATCCTCGGCGGCACTGGATCGAATCGTGGCGCGGTTCTCGGTGGTCTCACTATCGTTCTCGTCCGTGAGGGTCCACGATTCATCAACGATGCCGGGCTGCTTCCGGTGGACCCGGCGGCGTTCCGACTGCTGTTGGTCGGTCTTCTCATCGTGCTCATCGTTCGCTTTCGCTCAGAGGGAATTCTCCCACCGCGGGCCGAACTCATCTGGCCTGCGGCGCGTGAGACGAACTCCGACGGTGCTGGGGGTGATGTGTCGTGA
- a CDS encoding ABC transporter ATP-binding protein, with protein MSDGTPSTADSRYDGADLDKDDSVLRTAGLEKSFGSLVAVDDVSLAVERGSITGMIGPNGAGKSTLFNLISGFYDRDAGQVTVNAVDVSGNPPHEVARAGLVRTFQIPRRVDGMTVREAMLVGPRPQTGESILPLFLTPETVVTEERENLARANALLERFEIAHLIDQPATDLSGGQLKLVELARGITTDPDILLLDEPVAGVNPTLAAEIKRFIRELNEEGQTFLIIEHDMPFIMDLADPIVVLDQGRVLMEGTPEEVRSDERVIDAYLGGVE; from the coding sequence GTGAGTGACGGTACTCCTTCAACAGCGGACTCGCGCTATGATGGAGCAGACCTTGATAAAGATGACTCAGTGTTACGCACTGCGGGACTCGAAAAATCGTTTGGCAGCCTCGTTGCTGTCGACGACGTCTCTCTCGCCGTCGAGCGTGGCTCTATCACAGGGATGATCGGACCCAACGGCGCAGGAAAATCGACGCTGTTCAACCTCATCTCTGGCTTCTACGACCGCGACGCCGGTCAGGTAACGGTAAACGCAGTCGACGTCAGTGGCAACCCACCGCACGAGGTCGCACGTGCGGGATTAGTACGAACGTTCCAAATCCCTCGCCGAGTGGACGGAATGACCGTCCGCGAGGCGATGCTCGTCGGTCCGCGGCCACAGACCGGCGAGTCCATCCTGCCGCTGTTTCTCACACCAGAAACGGTCGTCACCGAGGAACGTGAGAATCTCGCACGCGCCAACGCGCTCCTCGAACGGTTCGAGATTGCTCACCTCATCGATCAGCCAGCGACGGATCTCTCGGGTGGACAGTTGAAGCTCGTCGAACTCGCGCGTGGTATCACGACCGACCCCGATATCCTCTTGCTCGACGAACCTGTCGCTGGAGTGAACCCGACGCTCGCTGCTGAAATCAAGCGCTTCATCCGCGAGCTGAACGAGGAAGGGCAGACGTTTCTCATCATCGAGCACGACATGCCCTTTATTATGGATCTCGCTGATCCCATCGTCGTTCTCGATCAAGGACGCGTTCTCATGGAAGGCACACCGGAGGAGGTCAGAAGCGACGAGCGCGTCATCGACGCGTATCTCGGAGGTGTGGAATGA